A stretch of Deinococcus radiotolerans DNA encodes these proteins:
- a CDS encoding HAAS signaling domain-containing protein codes for MTAALTGWLAEALRDLTPATRDRVGAEYCAHVHDALDSGLTEAQAVASLGDPAHVNRALRRTYATQDLAEQYQRPPRRLWGTLLAVQVGYAGLMIWNNLEDRGDLIRHLPGPLTGLALMLGLTALTWRRPDPYRWTLGARLLMLGLMLSQWVTALLTPDRDLLTLVSLCLLPVVSAGVIWDAHLTARRVSRTLNLEAQA; via the coding sequence ATGACTGCCGCGCTGACCGGCTGGCTGGCGGAGGCGCTGCGTGACCTCACGCCCGCCACGCGGGACCGCGTGGGCGCGGAGTACTGCGCGCACGTTCACGACGCCCTGGACAGCGGCCTGACCGAGGCGCAGGCCGTCGCCAGTCTGGGCGACCCGGCGCACGTGAACCGCGCGTTGCGGCGCACGTACGCCACACAGGACCTGGCCGAGCAGTACCAGCGTCCACCCCGGCGGCTGTGGGGAACGCTGCTGGCGGTGCAGGTGGGGTACGCCGGCCTGATGATCTGGAACAACCTGGAGGACAGGGGCGACCTGATCCGGCACCTGCCGGGCCCCCTGACGGGCCTCGCCCTGATGCTGGGTCTGACGGCCCTGACGTGGCGGCGGCCGGACCCGTACCGCTGGACGCTGGGGGCACGCCTCCTGATGCTGGGCCTGATGCTCAGCCAGTGGGTCACGGCCCTGCTCACCCCGGACAGGGACCTCCTCACTCTGGTGTCCCTGTGCCTGCTGCCCGTGGTGTCCGCTGGCGTGATCTGGGACGCGCACCTGACCGCCCGGCGCGTCAGTCGCACCCTGAATCTGGAGGCGCAGGCATGA
- a CDS encoding PadR family transcriptional regulator: MNAREQLRLLILAVLDRQPEHGYAIAQAINTRSDGLLRAREGTLYPALHALEAEGLIESHEREVTGRVRREYHLTEKGRGALARTRRDWQAQVSAVQAVLGGNA, translated from the coding sequence ATGAATGCCCGCGAGCAACTCCGCCTGCTCATCCTGGCCGTCCTGGACCGACAACCCGAACACGGGTACGCCATCGCGCAGGCCATCAACACCCGCAGTGACGGCCTGCTGCGTGCCCGCGAAGGCACCCTCTACCCCGCCCTGCACGCCCTGGAAGCCGAAGGGCTCATTGAGAGCCACGAACGGGAGGTGACCGGCCGGGTCCGGCGCGAGTATCACCTGACCGAGAAGGGCCGCGGCGCCCTGGCCCGCACCCGCCGCGACTGGCAGGCGCAGGTCAGTGCCGTTCAGGCCGTCCTGGGCGGAAACGCATGA
- a CDS encoding TatD family hydrolase, protein MIDSHTHLDYIDDPAGARGELGLSALVCIGASPEHARNAVALAEQFSDVFATVGLHPTDTDEDSPEARAQIEALAGHPRVVGIGESGLDDYWDDTKRAAQVAAFEWQLDLARRSGKVLVIHTRDKAGQDSAHRGVMDVLRAWPDVPVILHCFSGHAELLRFGLERGEHTFFGFAGNTTYKNAQEIQAAARGLPLARMLLETDAPFLAPVPKRGKPNRPGYVRHTLEFIAALRGLRPEELEAATDANTRRAYGLPVA, encoded by the coding sequence ATGATCGATTCGCACACGCACCTGGATTACATCGACGACCCGGCGGGCGCGCGCGGCGAGCTGGGCCTGAGTGCCCTGGTCTGCATCGGCGCGAGCCCCGAGCATGCGCGGAATGCCGTGGCGCTGGCCGAGCAGTTCAGTGATGTCTTTGCGACGGTAGGCCTGCACCCGACGGATACGGACGAGGACAGCCCGGAGGCCCGCGCGCAGATTGAGGCGCTCGCCGGGCACCCGCGCGTGGTCGGGATTGGCGAGAGCGGCCTGGATGATTACTGGGATGACACGAAGCGGGCCGCGCAGGTCGCGGCGTTCGAGTGGCAGCTGGATCTCGCGCGGCGCAGCGGGAAGGTGCTGGTGATTCACACGCGGGACAAGGCCGGGCAGGACAGCGCGCACCGGGGCGTGATGGACGTGCTGCGCGCGTGGCCGGACGTGCCGGTGATCCTGCACTGCTTCAGTGGGCACGCGGAGCTGCTGCGTTTCGGGCTGGAGCGGGGTGAGCACACGTTCTTCGGGTTTGCGGGGAACACCACATATAAGAATGCGCAGGAGATTCAGGCGGCGGCGCGTGGCCTGCCCCTGGCGCGGATGCTGCTGGAGACGGACGCGCCGTTTCTGGCGCCCGTTCCGAAGCGTGGGAAGCCCAACCGGCCGGGGTACGTGCGGCACACGCTGGAGTTCATCGCGGCCCTGCGTGGCCTGCGTCCGGAGGAGCTGGAGGCGGCGACGGACGCGAATACCCGCCGGGCGTACGGTCTGCCGGTGGCCTGA
- a CDS encoding LptA/OstA family protein, giving the protein MKKTTSLLALLALTAPVLAQTDAGKRLITIEGAPRGDVRNGPLNFTGNPVKAKVSTLNIEASQAVLAAPKGTALIEAKGKRTADFTGNVKVVRGRLTATGNALAYSEATGQGVLNGSASATFTPDKTDGDTVNIKAAQMSLDVDNDRSTSTGGVSLSNGAQSGKADKLVFDEQRELALLTGSPSLTRAAKANQKELIITGQEVRALTKTKTLYVRGGVKLVQGTTTTTGDAVYYDDRKNVAYVVGNAVSVDSKSKVTVKAPASGYLEQRTDLARVRALNAAYKIPTDQFKLTGEK; this is encoded by the coding sequence ATGAAGAAAACGACCTCACTGCTGGCCCTCCTCGCCCTCACCGCTCCCGTACTCGCCCAGACCGACGCGGGCAAACGCCTGATCACCATCGAAGGCGCCCCGCGTGGTGACGTCCGCAACGGGCCCCTGAACTTCACTGGCAACCCCGTCAAGGCGAAAGTCAGCACCCTGAACATCGAGGCCTCCCAGGCCGTCCTGGCCGCCCCCAAGGGCACCGCGCTGATCGAAGCGAAAGGCAAGCGCACCGCTGACTTCACCGGCAACGTCAAGGTCGTCCGTGGTCGCCTGACCGCCACCGGCAACGCCCTCGCGTACAGCGAGGCGACCGGGCAGGGTGTCCTGAACGGCAGTGCCAGCGCCACCTTCACGCCAGACAAGACGGACGGCGACACCGTGAATATCAAGGCCGCGCAGATGAGCCTCGACGTGGACAATGACCGCTCCACCAGCACGGGGGGCGTGAGCCTCTCCAACGGCGCGCAGAGCGGCAAGGCCGACAAGCTCGTGTTCGATGAGCAGCGCGAACTGGCGCTGCTGACCGGCTCGCCCAGCCTGACGCGCGCCGCGAAAGCCAATCAGAAGGAACTGATCATCACCGGGCAGGAAGTCCGCGCGCTGACCAAGACCAAGACGCTGTACGTCCGGGGCGGCGTGAAGCTCGTGCAGGGCACCACCACCACCACCGGGGACGCCGTGTACTACGACGACAGGAAGAACGTCGCGTACGTCGTCGGGAACGCTGTCAGCGTGGACAGCAAGAGCAAGGTGACCGTCAAGGCCCCCGCCAGCGGCTACCTGGAGCAGCGTACTGACCTGGCCCGCGTGCGCGCTCTGAACGCCGCGTACAAGATTCCCACCGATCAGTTCAAGCTCACCGGCGAGAAGTAA
- a CDS encoding LptA/OstA family protein has protein sequence MPRSRLITALLTALLSGGSFMPVALAQQDAAQPPAQQSPPPVDSTGEDGPADTGAVGAEQSSLSLVRRSEKDGKDRQITIVRTGTSDETGIFALCQPQDADPPDTPTLAVFSETGAGGVQITIDKNVIRVPLAVVTQLPPKDGQDGSDGRVEASAGTARFLDEPPEGKTDRLSRCEVEATPKPAPDTVIVTQGRTELKGQKLVYDSSDGVARIDGPVTFKRSSDRDALTGKSDRIEVSVDDEKTTLVGNVELKSDGGRTSRAARVEYDDTRNVARLYGTPEQPAESVKGGDTLRAGVIVYDLDRNEVYAEKAEGGTITGEFIDGEDGAAPAAPVPPAPSQQP, from the coding sequence ATGCCCCGCTCCCGCCTGATCACTGCGCTCCTGACCGCGCTGCTCTCCGGCGGGAGCTTCATGCCGGTCGCGCTGGCCCAGCAGGACGCCGCTCAACCGCCCGCGCAGCAATCACCTCCACCTGTGGACTCCACGGGCGAGGACGGGCCCGCTGATACCGGCGCGGTCGGTGCAGAGCAGTCCAGCCTGAGCCTGGTGCGCCGCAGTGAGAAGGACGGCAAGGACCGCCAGATCACCATTGTGCGGACGGGGACCTCGGATGAAACTGGCATCTTTGCGCTCTGCCAGCCGCAGGACGCTGATCCGCCGGACACGCCGACCCTGGCGGTGTTCAGCGAGACCGGTGCGGGCGGCGTGCAGATCACCATCGACAAGAATGTGATCCGCGTGCCGCTGGCTGTCGTAACCCAGTTGCCCCCCAAGGACGGGCAGGATGGCAGTGACGGTCGCGTGGAGGCCAGCGCCGGAACAGCCCGGTTCCTCGATGAGCCGCCGGAAGGGAAGACGGATCGTCTGAGCCGCTGCGAGGTTGAGGCGACGCCCAAGCCTGCGCCGGACACCGTGATCGTCACGCAGGGCCGCACGGAACTGAAGGGGCAGAAGCTGGTGTATGACAGCTCGGACGGCGTGGCGCGCATTGACGGGCCCGTGACCTTCAAGCGCAGCAGTGACAGGGACGCCCTGACCGGGAAGAGTGACCGGATTGAGGTCAGCGTGGATGACGAGAAGACCACGCTGGTCGGGAATGTGGAACTGAAGTCTGATGGGGGGCGCACCAGTCGGGCCGCGCGGGTCGAGTACGACGACACCCGCAACGTCGCTCGGCTGTACGGTACGCCCGAACAGCCGGCCGAGAGCGTCAAGGGCGGCGACACGCTGCGCGCCGGGGTGATCGTGTACGACCTGGACCGCAACGAGGTGTACGCCGAGAAGGCGGAGGGGGGCACCATCACCGGGGAGTTCATTGACGGTGAGGATGGGGCTGCCCCGGCTGCGCCTGTGCCCCCGGCGCCCTCGCAGCAGCCCTGA
- a CDS encoding lactate/malate family dehydrogenase, whose translation MKVGVVGAGLVGATAAYALTLRGSCSELVLTDLDDTRAHAEAQDIAHAAPVSHGTRVSSGPLEDLHGSGVVIVAAGANQKPGETRLDLLQKNAAIFHDLIPRVAAAAPGAALLIATNPVDLLTDLSVRLAPGHAVIGSGTVLDSARFRHLIAAHAGVDATHVHGYVLGEHGDSEVIAWSTATVAGLPVAEFMAARGLPWTPDIRTQIERDTREAAAQIIGGKRATYYGIGAALARITERILGDRRAVLTVSAPTPAFGVSLSVPRVIGRAGVLDTVLPHLTQDEQDALHRSAEVLLQARRATDT comes from the coding sequence GTGAAGGTCGGGGTGGTGGGCGCCGGCCTGGTCGGCGCGACCGCCGCGTACGCCCTGACGCTGCGCGGCTCATGCAGCGAACTCGTCCTGACGGACCTGGACGACACCCGCGCCCACGCCGAGGCGCAGGACATCGCGCACGCCGCCCCCGTCAGCCACGGGACCCGGGTTAGCAGCGGCCCCCTGGAGGACCTGCACGGCAGCGGCGTGGTCATCGTCGCCGCCGGCGCGAACCAGAAGCCCGGCGAGACCCGCCTGGACCTGCTGCAGAAGAACGCCGCGATCTTCCACGACCTGATCCCCCGCGTGGCGGCCGCCGCACCCGGCGCGGCCCTGCTGATCGCCACGAACCCCGTGGACCTCCTGACCGACCTGAGCGTCCGCCTCGCCCCCGGACACGCCGTGATCGGCTCGGGCACTGTCCTGGACTCCGCCCGCTTCCGGCACCTGATCGCCGCGCACGCCGGGGTGGACGCCACACACGTCCACGGGTACGTGCTGGGCGAACACGGGGACAGCGAGGTCATCGCCTGGAGCACCGCCACCGTCGCCGGACTGCCCGTCGCGGAATTCATGGCGGCGCGTGGCCTGCCCTGGACGCCGGACATCCGCACGCAGATCGAACGGGATACGCGCGAGGCTGCCGCGCAGATTATCGGCGGGAAACGCGCCACGTACTACGGGATCGGCGCGGCCCTGGCCCGCATCACCGAGCGCATCCTCGGCGACCGCCGCGCCGTCCTGACCGTCAGCGCCCCCACCCCCGCGTTCGGCGTAAGCCTCAGCGTGCCGCGCGTGATCGGCCGCGCCGGCGTGCTCGACACAGTCCTGCCACACCTGACGCAGGACGAGCAGGACGCCCTGCACCGCAGCGCCGAGGTGCTCCTCCAGGCCCGCCGCGCTACCGACACCTGA
- a CDS encoding universal stress protein has translation MTEPLNQLPTGFQRILVGVDFSESSQAALNLARTRFPGATLRLVHVTDARVTAAPDLMGGVTPALPDPTLLHTLEHADAQRLGRDLRPGEEQELMVGDPVTGLLDAAREWGADLIVVGTHAQGALEHFFVGSTAEKIVARSPVPVLTVRAAR, from the coding sequence ATGACCGAGCCCCTGAATCAGCTCCCGACCGGTTTCCAGCGCATCCTGGTGGGCGTGGACTTCTCCGAGTCCTCGCAGGCCGCCCTGAACCTGGCCCGCACGCGCTTCCCGGGCGCGACCCTGCGCCTCGTGCACGTCACGGACGCCCGCGTGACCGCCGCGCCGGACCTGATGGGCGGCGTCACCCCTGCCCTGCCGGACCCCACGCTGCTGCACACCCTGGAACACGCCGACGCGCAGCGCCTGGGCCGCGACCTGCGCCCCGGTGAGGAGCAGGAACTGATGGTCGGCGATCCCGTCACCGGCCTGCTGGACGCCGCGCGCGAATGGGGCGCGGACCTGATCGTGGTGGGCACGCACGCGCAGGGCGCGCTGGAACACTTCTTCGTGGGCAGCACCGCCGAGAAGATCGTGGCGCGCAGCCCCGTCCCGGTCCTGACCGTCCGGGCCGCCCGATGA
- a CDS encoding GGDEF domain-containing protein: MNGLHARLTRVERVRRVAYLIAAALSLTAHVFIISQQLTRADWMNAAAYTVGLLISAWVLIALTWLRWPTPRLNPLIVVAVTVSTTAEFVPLLHATAVPTSSYLSFLIMVALWFGLLPLRHAAPATVTALAAFTALCATRPTYDLGLLAYLACTTVIIGMASSFGQQITDFQQEAATFERASLTDPLTGLPNRRAMLDHLHHLHAQLLRGEHAGFTLVMLDLDHFKTVNDTRGHATGDAVLRALGPALRQQLRADAVLARWGGEEFLLLISCPGPQEARAVTDRLNGTPLRLPAPLPTVTFSAGAVLAHEADSVSGLLDLADRRLYAAKRAGRRQLRWDTPRDTRLTH; encoded by the coding sequence ATGAACGGTCTGCACGCGCGTCTCACCCGGGTTGAACGGGTGCGCCGCGTGGCGTACCTGATCGCCGCCGCCCTGTCCCTGACCGCCCACGTGTTCATCATCAGCCAGCAGCTGACCCGGGCAGACTGGATGAACGCCGCCGCGTACACGGTCGGCCTGCTGATCTCCGCGTGGGTGCTGATCGCACTGACCTGGCTCCGGTGGCCCACCCCGCGCCTGAACCCGCTCATCGTCGTGGCCGTGACCGTCTCCACCACCGCGGAGTTCGTGCCCCTGCTGCACGCCACCGCGGTGCCCACCTCGTCCTACCTGTCCTTCCTGATCATGGTGGCCCTGTGGTTCGGACTGCTGCCACTGCGGCACGCCGCGCCCGCGACCGTCACGGCCCTGGCCGCCTTCACGGCCCTGTGCGCCACCCGACCCACATACGACCTGGGCTTACTGGCGTACCTGGCGTGCACCACCGTCATCATCGGCATGGCCAGCAGTTTCGGGCAGCAGATCACGGACTTCCAGCAGGAAGCCGCCACCTTCGAACGCGCCTCCCTGACCGATCCACTCACGGGCCTGCCCAACCGCCGCGCGATGCTGGACCACCTGCACCACCTGCACGCTCAGCTGCTGCGCGGTGAACACGCGGGCTTCACCCTCGTCATGCTGGACCTTGATCACTTCAAGACCGTGAACGACACCCGTGGGCACGCAACCGGGGACGCCGTCCTGCGCGCGCTGGGTCCCGCTCTGCGCCAGCAGCTGCGCGCCGACGCGGTCCTGGCCCGCTGGGGCGGCGAGGAATTCCTGCTGCTCATCAGCTGCCCCGGCCCGCAGGAAGCCCGGGCCGTCACGGACCGCCTGAACGGCACGCCCCTGCGCCTGCCCGCCCCGCTGCCCACCGTGACCTTCAGTGCCGGCGCGGTCCTGGCGCACGAGGCCGACAGCGTGAGCGGCCTGCTGGACCTCGCCGACCGGCGCCTGTACGCCGCGAAACGGGCCGGGCGGCGGCAGCTGAGATGGGACACGCCGCGCGACACCCGCCTGACCCACTGA
- a CDS encoding MBL fold metallo-hydrolase RNA specificity domain-containing protein, whose translation MQLQSFGAALTVTGSMHLLTFGGQQVLIDCGLFQGNDELEARNREPFPFDVAALDAVILTHAHLDHVGRLPLLTKLGFRGPVYCTAPTAGLAETVLLDSARLQVDGYRHDLRRARRQGVPDEQVPPPLYEEEDVHRALALLRPHLTFGETTRIGGLRVTPERAGHILGSAYLLLESADGRLIMSGDLGNRESGLQLDFTPPPHADAVVIETTYANRTHRPWPATLAEFRDALRDSVRQGGKILIPSFAIERTQTILHTIKSLMDAGEVPRIPVFLDSPMAARATHEYFEFGDELIPEVRDALQAGEDPFRPSTLHVVPTSAESQRINKYDGPAIILAGNGMMTGGRIQHHLKHHLWKPSTSLISVSYQSPSSLGGRIVTGADHVRIMGEEIAVKAHVYTIGGFSAHADQDDLLAFLDSTGNPHVWLVHGEPDVMAAFLPVLEARGLKGDLVPDRHPVDLTGAGYAQGLPPGFESAPTRGVQAEAGE comes from the coding sequence ATGCAACTCCAGAGCTTCGGGGCGGCCCTCACGGTCACCGGCAGCATGCACCTCCTGACCTTCGGCGGCCAGCAGGTCCTGATCGACTGCGGCCTCTTCCAGGGCAACGACGAACTGGAGGCCCGCAACCGCGAGCCCTTCCCCTTCGACGTGGCCGCCCTGGACGCCGTGATCCTCACGCACGCGCACCTCGACCACGTGGGTCGCCTGCCGCTGCTCACAAAACTGGGCTTCCGCGGCCCGGTCTACTGCACCGCGCCCACCGCGGGCCTCGCCGAGACCGTACTGCTGGACAGCGCCCGGCTGCAGGTGGACGGGTACCGCCACGACCTGCGCCGCGCCCGCCGGCAGGGCGTCCCGGACGAGCAGGTCCCCCCGCCCCTGTACGAGGAGGAGGACGTGCACCGGGCCCTGGCGCTGCTGCGCCCCCACCTGACGTTCGGCGAGACCACCCGCATCGGGGGGCTGCGCGTCACGCCCGAACGGGCCGGGCACATCCTGGGCAGCGCGTACCTGCTGCTCGAGAGTGCGGACGGCCGCCTGATCATGAGCGGCGACCTGGGCAACCGCGAGAGCGGCCTGCAACTGGACTTCACGCCCCCACCCCACGCGGACGCCGTGGTCATCGAGACCACCTACGCCAACCGCACGCACCGCCCCTGGCCGGCCACACTGGCCGAATTCCGCGACGCGCTGCGCGACTCGGTGCGGCAGGGCGGGAAGATCCTGATTCCCAGCTTCGCCATCGAGCGCACCCAGACGATCCTGCATACCATCAAGAGCCTGATGGACGCCGGGGAGGTCCCGCGCATCCCGGTGTTCCTGGACTCCCCCATGGCGGCGCGCGCCACGCACGAGTACTTCGAATTCGGCGACGAACTGATCCCCGAGGTCCGGGACGCCCTCCAGGCCGGCGAGGACCCCTTCCGGCCCAGCACGCTGCACGTGGTGCCCACCAGCGCCGAGTCGCAGCGCATCAACAAGTACGACGGGCCCGCGATCATCCTGGCGGGCAACGGGATGATGACCGGCGGGCGCATCCAGCACCACCTCAAGCACCACCTCTGGAAGCCCAGCACCAGCCTCATCAGCGTGTCCTACCAGTCCCCCAGCAGCCTGGGCGGCCGGATCGTCACGGGGGCCGACCACGTGCGCATCATGGGCGAGGAGATCGCCGTGAAAGCCCACGTGTACACCATCGGCGGCTTCTCCGCGCATGCCGATCAGGACGACCTGCTGGCTTTCCTGGACAGCACGGGCAACCCGCACGTGTGGCTGGTGCACGGCGAACCGGACGTGATGGCCGCCTTCCTGCCCGTCCTGGAAGCCCGCGGCCTGAAGGGTGACCTGGTGCCCGACCGGCACCCTGTGGACCTGACCGGCGCCGGGTACGCCCAGGGCCTCCCGCCGGGCTTCGAGTCAGCCCCGACCCGGGGCGTGCAGGCTGAAGCGGGCGAATAA
- a CDS encoding DUF3105 domain-containing protein produces the protein MTRALPLLVLLLTACGPKSIQGLQTFTYAGGDHRSGSLVYTENPPAGGPHNAMWQNCGVYDRPLYNEYAVHSLEHGAVWITYRPDLDAAQVDTLKKLVEGRPYTLLSPYDGLDTPVAISAWGAQLKVDKADDSRLKAFLDKYEQGPTAPERGASCSGAYGETR, from the coding sequence ATGACACGCGCCCTGCCCCTGCTTGTGCTTCTCCTGACCGCCTGCGGCCCCAAATCCATCCAGGGCCTCCAGACCTTCACGTATGCCGGGGGCGATCACCGCAGCGGCTCACTGGTGTACACCGAGAACCCCCCGGCCGGCGGACCGCACAACGCCATGTGGCAGAACTGCGGCGTGTATGACCGCCCGCTGTACAACGAGTACGCCGTGCACAGCCTGGAGCACGGCGCCGTGTGGATCACCTACCGCCCGGACCTGGACGCGGCGCAGGTGGATACGCTGAAAAAGCTGGTCGAGGGCCGTCCCTACACCCTCCTGAGTCCCTATGACGGGCTGGATACGCCGGTCGCCATCAGCGCCTGGGGCGCGCAGCTGAAGGTGGACAAGGCCGACGACAGCCGCCTGAAGGCCTTCCTGGATAAGTACGAGCAGGGCCCCACCGCCCCTGAGCGTGGCGCGTCGTGCAGCGGCGCCTACGGCGAGACCCGCTGA
- the obgE gene encoding GTPase ObgE: protein MAFRDVLNIEVAAGNGGDGSMSFHRAKYMEKGGPDGGHGGRGGSIILRAIEGVESLERLVGRRKFKAPNGAYGEGRLRQGGDGEDVFIDVPVGTTAFDETTGKVIADLVRVGQEKVIARGGFGGRGNSTFVSSTRQAPRFAELGTPGQKRRVRLELRLIADVGLVGYPNAGKSSLLAALSRANPAIADYPFTTLSPILGVVDRVDANGTSVDERFTLADIPGIIEGASEGKGLGLEFLRHISRTRLLVYVLDVTRNPVEELRQLQAELRAYDPTLLDQVSLIALNKVELTDEDLAAMVVDELAEFGLPVVQVSAREGEGLPELREAVFQMLPDRELWAQNNALEIESDTVREEPLRIEFRIDPAAKGVGIINDGQPERVWSVHGGGFEERIVRFSRFMDEAAEYLGNLFKRQGLYNALKRAGAREGDTVEIGTFRFEYFDDEEQR, encoded by the coding sequence GTGGCGTTTCGTGACGTCCTGAATATCGAGGTGGCCGCCGGGAACGGCGGGGACGGCAGCATGTCCTTCCACCGCGCGAAGTACATGGAAAAAGGCGGCCCGGACGGCGGGCACGGCGGGCGGGGCGGCAGCATCATCCTGCGCGCCATCGAGGGCGTCGAGAGCCTCGAGCGGCTGGTGGGCCGCCGCAAGTTCAAAGCCCCGAACGGCGCGTACGGCGAGGGCCGCCTGCGTCAGGGTGGGGACGGCGAGGACGTCTTCATTGACGTGCCCGTCGGCACGACCGCGTTCGACGAGACGACCGGGAAGGTCATCGCGGACCTCGTGCGGGTCGGGCAGGAGAAGGTCATCGCGCGCGGCGGCTTCGGCGGGCGTGGCAACAGCACCTTCGTGAGCAGCACCCGTCAGGCCCCGCGCTTCGCGGAACTGGGCACGCCCGGGCAGAAGCGCCGCGTGCGCCTGGAACTGCGCCTGATCGCGGACGTGGGCCTGGTCGGCTACCCGAACGCCGGGAAGAGCAGCCTGCTGGCGGCGCTGTCCCGCGCGAACCCGGCCATCGCGGACTACCCGTTCACGACCCTGTCGCCCATCCTGGGCGTCGTGGACCGCGTAGACGCGAACGGCACGTCGGTCGATGAGCGCTTCACGCTGGCGGACATCCCCGGCATCATCGAGGGGGCCAGCGAGGGCAAGGGCCTGGGCCTGGAGTTCCTGCGGCACATCAGCCGCACGCGCCTGCTCGTGTACGTGCTGGACGTGACCCGCAACCCCGTCGAGGAGCTGCGGCAGTTGCAGGCCGAGCTGCGCGCCTACGATCCGACGCTGCTGGATCAGGTGTCACTGATCGCGCTGAACAAGGTGGAACTGACCGACGAGGACCTCGCGGCGATGGTCGTGGATGAACTCGCGGAGTTCGGCCTGCCCGTCGTGCAGGTCAGCGCCCGGGAAGGCGAGGGCCTGCCGGAACTGCGCGAGGCCGTGTTCCAGATGCTCCCCGACCGCGAGCTGTGGGCGCAGAACAACGCGCTGGAGATCGAGTCCGACACCGTGCGCGAGGAGCCGCTGCGCATCGAGTTCCGCATCGATCCGGCTGCCAAGGGCGTGGGCATCATCAACGACGGGCAACCCGAGCGGGTCTGGTCGGTGCACGGGGGCGGCTTCGAGGAACGCATCGTGCGCTTCTCGCGCTTCATGGACGAGGCCGCCGAGTACCTCGGGAACCTCTTCAAGCGGCAGGGTCTGTACAACGCCCTGAAACGCGCTGGGGCCCGCGAGGGCGACACTGTGGAAATCGGCACGTTCCGCTTCGAGTACTTCGACGATGAGGAACAGCGCTGA
- the rpmA gene encoding 50S ribosomal protein L27, translating into MAHKKGVGSSKNGRDSQPKYLGVKKFGGEQVLAGNILVRQRGTKFKAGPNVGMGRDHTLFALETGRVVFTNRGAKGRFISIEVPTAAAAD; encoded by the coding sequence ATGGCACACAAGAAAGGCGTAGGTTCGTCCAAGAACGGACGTGACAGCCAGCCCAAGTACCTGGGCGTGAAGAAGTTCGGCGGCGAGCAGGTGCTGGCCGGCAACATCCTCGTCCGCCAGCGCGGCACGAAGTTCAAGGCCGGCCCGAACGTGGGCATGGGCCGCGACCACACCCTCTTCGCCCTGGAAACCGGCCGGGTCGTGTTCACGAACCGTGGCGCCAAGGGCCGCTTCATCAGCATCGAAGTGCCCACCGCCGCCGCCGCTGACTGA
- the rplU gene encoding 50S ribosomal protein L21, whose translation MFAIIQTGGKQYRVQEGDVIRVESLKGEAGDKLDLTPIFVGGDQTVFGDDAGKFTVNAEVVEHGRGEKIYVRKYKSGIQYRRRTGHRQDYTAIKILGIKG comes from the coding sequence ATGTTTGCAATCATTCAGACCGGCGGGAAGCAGTACCGCGTGCAGGAAGGCGACGTCATCCGCGTCGAGAGCCTGAAAGGCGAAGCGGGCGACAAGCTCGACCTGACCCCCATCTTCGTGGGCGGCGACCAGACCGTCTTCGGCGACGACGCCGGCAAGTTCACCGTGAACGCCGAAGTCGTCGAGCACGGCCGTGGCGAGAAGATCTACGTGCGCAAGTACAAGAGCGGCATCCAGTACCGCCGCCGCACCGGCCACCGCCAGGACTACACCGCGATCAAGATCCTGGGCATCAAGGGCTAA
- a CDS encoding DUF1232 domain-containing protein has translation MISRVRAVWRDALALLFALGDPRTPLGAKLMAALALAYALLPLDLLPDLTPVLGVADDILIVPTLLALAARTLPSPVLAQAQTRSLALQRRLPWLVPGVVLGALTLLSLLGWAVWRAVTG, from the coding sequence GTGATCTCCCGAGTCCGAGCCGTGTGGCGCGACGCGCTGGCCCTGCTGTTCGCCCTGGGTGACCCCCGCACGCCCCTGGGTGCCAAACTCATGGCCGCGCTGGCGCTGGCCTACGCGCTGCTGCCGCTGGACCTGCTGCCCGACCTGACGCCAGTTCTGGGCGTGGCGGACGACATCCTGATCGTGCCGACCCTGCTGGCCCTGGCGGCCCGGACCCTGCCCTCCCCGGTTCTGGCGCAGGCCCAGACCCGCAGCCTGGCCCTTCAGCGGCGTCTGCCCTGGCTGGTTCCCGGCGTGGTTCTCGGCGCCCTGACCCTGCTCAGCCTGCTGGGCTGGGCGGTGTGGCGGGCCGTGACGGGCTGA